TAATTGTACAGGTGAGAACCCATAAATCCTGATTGTCCGGTTATACCAACTTTTATTTTGACTTCACTCAACTAAAATTTCCACTCTGCATTTTTAAAATAATCGATTTCAAATCTATAATCATCATTTACAGAATTTTCAAGTGTTGAAGTTGAAAATACAAGAAGTTCTGAATTATTGAGTTTGTTAGTAAAGCCGCTTGCATATCCTTTCGGTACAAAAAGAATATTGTTCTCACTCTTTGATAATTCAAATTTACTAATGCTCAAATTTGGGTCGGGGCTATTTTTCAATTTTTATTAAATTAACCTTAAATGTTCCTCGTAAAACAAAAAAATACTTGCTTTCGAATTTATGTCCTTGCCAAGCTCTAATAGTATTAAACTTATTATGTCTTATAATATAAAATCGCTTAATATCATGGAAAGAAAAGTCATTAAAGAAAGTTAAAATTCCTCTATAATCCTTAAATTGTCCACCGCTAATTAGATTTGGCTGCTCATCTTGATAAAAGAGTTAGGCATATATTAGATCTTTTTTAATCAATTCCAATTTAAGTAAGAGTTCTTTTGTTTGCTCAACATCCAGCCTAAAAGTATTGTGGGAATGATATTCTTCAACTTTTGTAATATCAGTTTTACCTTTCTGAAATAAAGATCATAATTTAAATCTCTATTATCCGCCGGAATTCTGTAATATTTTTCCAAATCTTCAGCTTTTATCATTTCTTCGCGGTTAACCAAAGTCTCATAAAGTTTTTTCGCCATGTCTGGTTCCAATTATTTTAATATCCTTGTCATAGTTATACAATTCTATTATAGCTTGCGCAATAGTTCTTATTGTTGCCGGGGGATTTTTGTACAAACATATCTCCAGGTTTTCCATTTTCAAAAGCATAAACAACTAGATCAACTGCTTCGTCCAAAGTCATCATGAATCTTGTCATATTTGGATCTGTTACAGTAATTTGTTTTTCCTCTTTAATCTGTTGAATAAAAAGGGGAATTACTGAACCTCTAGATGCCATAACATTTCCATATCTGGTTCCACATAAAATAGTGCCGCTTCCATTCGTATTTCTTGCTTTTGCAATCATTACTTTTTCCATCATTGCTTTTGAAATACCCATAGCATTAATAGGGTAAACGGCTTTATCAGTGCTCAAAATAACAACTCTTTCAACATTGTGTGAAATAGCCGTTTCCAGCACATTTTCGGTACCAAGAACATTTGTTTTTACAGCTTCGACCGGGAAAAATTCACAGGAAGGTACCTGTTTAAGCGCCGCAGCATGGAAAATATAATTTACTCCTTTAATTGCATTTTCAACACTTCTTTGGTCTCTAACATCACCAATGTAAAATTTAACTTTGGGATTATTAATTGCTTTTCTAAGATCTTCTTGTTTTTTTTTCATCCCTGCTAAATATTCTTATTTCTCTTAAATCAGAGTTTATAAATCTATTTAAAACCGCAGTCCCAAATGATCCTATATGCCTGTAATCAACAATACCTTATTGTAAAAAAATTACTAAACATATTATACTCTTTTATTTGTTATTTCAATCCAAAACCGCTCTTACAGTATTGTCTTTCAGTATATAAGTCTTATCCGCTTTTTTACAGAACGCTACGCCGTTATCATTAAAATTAAGTCTTTGTCCCGCTTCGCTCATCCATCCAATTATTTTTGCGGGGTTGCCAACAACAAGGGCGTAATCGGGTACGTCTTTTGTAACAACAGAACCGGCACCAACGAATGCATATTTACCTATTGTATTTCCGCATATAATTGTACAGTTAGCGCCTAATGACGCGCCTTCTTTAACTAATGTTTTTATATAATGCTGAGCTCCTACTTGCGGATATTTGCTTCTTGGGTCGAGAATGTTTGTAAATACCATAGAGGGTCCGCAGAACACATAATCTTCTAAAGTAACGCCTTCATAAACCGAAACGTTATTCTGTATTTTTACATAATTACCTATTATTACGTTGTTCGCTATATTTACATTTTGTCCCAGCACGCAATTTCTGCCTATTCTGCTTCCGGATTGCACGTGCGTAAAATGCCAAATCTTTGTTCCTTCACCAATCGTAACATTTTCATCAACAACAGCGTATTTGTTTACTTGGTAATTTTTAGTTTCCCCGGTATTCAGATTAAATAAATTCATTTTTTTATATAATTATAATTTTTATTTCACAACTTCAGTTACAACGTCATTTTTAAGCAAATAGGTTTTTTCGCTTTTAGGACAGTAAGCAATGCCTTTTTCATTGAATTTCAATTTTCTTCCCGTCTCGCTTAACCAATGTTTTATTACAGCCGGACTTCCATGAACAAACGCGTGATCGGGAACATTTGAACATACTTCAGATTCCATTTCCACATAAGAATAACGTCCTATAATTGTACCCGCTTGTATTTCGCTATCGGAGCGGATAACCGCGCCTTCTTTTATTAAGGTTTTATATTTTTGCTTTTTGAGAATCCGGTGTAGGGGTCTTTAATGCTCAAAATTTCTTCGTCATCGAGATTTTGTTCATCGGCACTGCTCATAGCTATTTTCACATTTTCTTCAATCCGCGCGTCATCTTCAATTTTAACGTTATTTCCAATCTTTACATTTCTTTCTATTATAACGTATTGACCGATACTGCAATTGCCGCCGATAATAACATTTGAATGTATTCTGGCAAATTGAAATATTTTAGTTCCGCAGCCTATTTCTACATTTTCATCAATTATAGCATAATTATCAATACGGCAATTCTGCGGACTTTCTTTCATAAAAAATTTATTGTTGTTTATAAGTTGACCGCTAATTTATTCTGCAGCAATAGGGGATGAGGATATTCCAAATCAGTCGTTTTTAAATTTCTAATATCATGCACAATTTCAATTGACTGTCTGGCGGATTCTAATCCGTAGCCTTTGCCGTCAAGAATTGTGTTATAAACTTTGGTGTGAAGTTCGGTAAATCCATCGCTGAAATTAAATTCATTACTGTCAATTTCAATAGAACGAAATGTTCTTGTACCTTTTTCTTTATGGTTTGCGGTAAATCATTATATTCTAAAGATAAAAACCACCGTACATTAGCTATTTCCAATTCAAGCAATCCCGATATTCGTCTGGGCTCACTAAGATAAATGCTGTTTTTTTGAACTTTACCGAATATCCATCCGAGCATATCGAAAAAATGTACTCCGATATTTGTAGCTACTCCGCCGGATTTTTCAGATTCACCTTTCCAAGAATGATCGTACCATTGTCCTCTGGTGGTAATGTAAGTTAAAACAATTTCATGTTTTGAATCTTTAATTTCATTTTCAATTTTATTTTTCAACGCGATAATAGAATCGTGTTCTCTTAACTGAAGAATATTAAAAACTTTTTTATCTGTTTCGCGCTCAAGTTCTTCCAAAGCGTCTATATTCCATGGATAAGAACAAGAGGTTTTTCGCATATCGCGTCCGCTCCGGATCTTAAAGCGAATCGTATATGCGCGTCATGTAAATAATTTGGGGAGCAAATAGTTAAATAATCAACGGCGTTATCATTTGTTTTTCTTTTCAGCATTTCCAAATGTCTGTCAAATCTTTCAAATTCCTTGAAAAATCTAGCGTCCGGAAAATAACTGTCCAAAATCCCTACCGAATCATGAGGATCTAAAGCGGCTATTAAATCATTTCCCGTTTCTTTTATTGCTTTTAAATGTCTTGGAGCAATATAACCGGCGACGCCGGTAATCGCGAATTTCTTCATTTTAGTATTCTAAAATTTTTACAACCGAATTAAAATGGTTAACAATTGAAGTCCAATACAAGTTCTTTTTCACATTACATTTCAAGATATTCTCACAGCTTCGCCACCTCGGTCACATTAACGAATTGAAAAATTTACGGCAATATCTTTCCATGAAGTGTAAGACTTCATGATTTTCAATCTACTTTTTTGCTGGTTCCCCCGAACCACAGGCAAGTAAAATCTATTTAATTATTTAACGTTTTTTAACTGTGCTTTTTTAATCTTATTATAAATTTTTTCCTCTAAGTCATTATCAATAGCAGTTAGTAATCCTTTGAAGCAATCAACTAAAAACCGCAATTCATCTTTGAACTTCAGCGCATTTTTTTCAATAAAAAAATATTTATTTCTCGTTAAGTATTGGGGGAATCTTATATAAAGAAATAAATCAAATTCACTTATCATTCCTTATATCTTCCTTTTATGCATTATAGTCCAATTAGTAAGTGTTTTGAAATGATTACATAAATTTTTTTTTTATGTGCGCTTTCTCACAATTCTAGCGGATGCCTATTAATTGAGTTTATGTTAAAAATCAAAAGTTAATTTCGATTATCTGAATTATTGACCTTTCATTTGGAAATAGTTTGAAGTATATCTTTTTAATAATTTTTCTAATTTGCGCCAATAATTCGCTTTATTCGCAGAAAAAGATTATCAGCGGATATGTCGCGGATTCATACACAAAAAGAGTGCTTGAATATGTTAATGTGGCTGTTGACGGTGCAAATCAAGGAACAGTTACCGATGAACACGGTTATTTTAAATTGGAAATTAACGGTAATTCGGGTAATGTAATAATAAGCCATTTAGGCTACAGAAGTGAAATTATTAAAATAAAAGATTTCGAGTCGGATTATCCAAAATATGTCGAGTTGATTTATAAAGAATTGCTTCTGCAGGAAATTGCGGTTTATTCATCCAATACAAATTCAAATAATGAATTTCAGGTAAGCAGCAGTTCGCTTGAAAATGATCAGATTTCTAAGATTTCAAACGCGATGCCCGATGCATTGAGGTCAATTCAAGCGCTTCCGGGAATAAGCGTAAACAATGAGTTTAGCGCCGAGTTTAATGTACGCGGCGGAAATAAAGATGAGAATCTTATCGAAGTTAACGGTACTCAGGTTTATGAACCTTATCACTTAAAAGAAGCGCCTAACGCGAGTGTAGGTGTTTTTAATGTCGATCTAATTGATAGGGTAAATATAATTACAGGAGGATTCAGCGCCCGTTACGGCGACCGAATGAGTTCGGTTGCCAATATCGATTACAGAGAGGGAAATAATCAAAATTATAGCGGCGCGGGAACCCTTAGTCTGGCATTTGTTGACGGATATTTGGAAGGTCCTTTCCTAAATAAAGGGAATTTTATTATCGGAGCACGCAAAACTTATATGGAATATGTTATTGATATGACGGATTTCGGATACGAAAATATAAGAAGCGCCGACCCTTCTTTCTATGACGTGCAGGGACAAATTGCTTATCCTTTGGGTAAAAGTGATAAATTAAAGTTAAATTTTCTGCATTCCGCGGATAATTTTAAATTTAATCCTAAACCGGAAACTTCCTTTGATTACTATGAATCTTTATATAAAAATCAAAGTTCTCAAATCTCGACTGAAAACAAATCATATTCAAAACAATTGGGAAATTACTACAGCAGTTTGCTTGATTTGGAAATGAAAAATTTTATCGGCAGAAGCGCGTTTTTAAATACCGATGTTTCATTTTACAGTCAGAGTGATAATGATTACACTTCTTGGGGTACATATTTCAGAAAGGATATTGTCAGCGATAATATCTATTTTGATAGAAAAGTTAGGGAAGATCTTAGGAAATCAAAATTGAATATTCAAACTATGGAAATTAAATCATCATTGGACTGGCAATTGTCTCCATACTTTGAACTGCAGAGTGGAATTGGATATAAAGATATAAATTATATAGATAGATTTTACTATAGCAAATATGCAGTAAATACTTCAAATACAATTAGTTATCCGGATACATTAATTGAAGATTACGGATATATCGGAATCGATTACAGAGACGACTCGTTATTTGCTTCTTCCTATAAAATGTCAGGTTATTTAGAAAATATTATACAGATAGGAAAAAATATAGTTGTGAATATCGCGGGCAGAGCAGATTATTTTGGAATGAACGAACAATTAACTTTTAGTCCAAGAGCCAATTTAGCGTATTTATCCAATTACGGAACTATAATCAGATTGGCTTGGGGTCATTATTATCAATCGCCGATTTACAGCCAGTTAAAATACTCCGAAGCATCCGATTCAAATACAAAAGCGCAAAAGGCAATACATTATATTTTTGGAATTGAGCAGAATTTAAATTTATCAGCAAAAAGTATGAGCACGTTAAAAATCAAATTTGATATTTTCTATAAAGATTATAAAAGCCTTATTTCATCTTTTTATTCACATGGAGAAA
This DNA window, taken from Ignavibacteriota bacterium, encodes the following:
- a CDS encoding TonB-dependent receptor, coding for MKYIFLIIFLICANNSLYSQKKIISGYVADSYTKRVLEYVNVAVDGANQGTVTDEHGYFKLEINGNSGNVIISHLGYRSEIIKIKDFESDYPKYVELIYKELLLQEIAVYSSNTNSNNEFQVSSSSLENDQISKISNAMPDALRSIQALPGISVNNEFSAEFNVRGGNKDENLIEVNGTQVYEPYHLKEAPNASVGVFNVDLIDRVNIITGGFSARYGDRMSSVANIDYREGNNQNYSGAGTLSLAFVDGYLEGPFLNKGNFIIGARKTYMEYVIDMTDFGYENIRSADPSFYDVQGQIAYPLGKSDKLKLNFLHSADNFKFNPKPETSFDYYESLYKNQSSQISTENKSYSKQLGNYYSSLLDLEMKNFIGRSAFLNTDVSFYSQSDNDYTSWGTYFRKDIVSDNIYFDRKVREDLRKSKLNIQTMEIKSSLDWQLSPYFELQSGIGYKDINYIDRFYYSKYAVNTSNTISYPDTLIEDYGYIGIDYRDDSLFASSYKMSGYLENIIQIGKNIVVNIAGRADYFGMNEQLTFSPRANLAYLSNYGTIIRLAWGHYYQSPIYSQLKYSEASDSNTKAQKAIHYIFGIEQNLNLSAKSMSTLKIKFDIFYKDYKSLISSFYSHGERLAYSRENDALGFAKGFDMYVLLNIPGFYTSVSYSYLNSKEDKINDELGAYPRLTSQEHTLSWITDLELGRNWSFNTKFYYGSGFPFAEKYVTYNSQTDEYYWNKSETNNGNLPEYQRIDFRISKEFQFSSYKLKTFIEVSNAFNHKNIRGYEYSYDNKGNPVKYEITLWPILPSFGIRVEF
- a CDS encoding N-acetyltransferase, whose product is MNLFNLNTGETKNYQVNKYAVVDENVTIGEGTKIWHFTHVQSGSRIGRNCVLGQNVNIANNVIIGNYVKIQNNVSVYEGVTLEDYVFCGPSMVFTNILDPRSKYPQVGAQHYIKTLVKEGASLGANCTIICGNTIGKYAFVGAGSVVTKDVPDYALVVGNPAKIIGWMSEAGQRLNFNDNGVAFCKKADKTYILKDNTVRAVLD